DNA sequence from the Actinacidiphila yeochonensis CN732 genome:
ATCGGCTACGGAGCATGGGGGATCGGCGGTGGGGCGTGGGTCGGCGCGACGGACGACGAGTCGGTGCGGGCCCTGCACCACGCGATCGACTCGGGCGTCAACCTGATCGACACCGCCCGCGGCTACGCCGAGAGCGAGCGGATCGTCGGGCAGGTCGTCCGCGAGCGGGCCGGCGACGAGGTGCTGGTCGCCACGAAGGTCCCGCCGAAGAACGGCCGCTGGCCCGCACCCGAGGGGGTCGGGCCGCAGGACGCGTTCCCCGGCGAGCACATCCGCGAGAGCCTCCGCACCAGCCTGCGGGCCAGCGGGCTGGACCACTTCGACGTGCTCCAGTTCCACGTGTGGAGCGACGAGTGGGTGGGCCGCGGGGACTGGCTGGAGGCCGTCCAGGACCTCAAGGAGCAGGGGCTCGTCCGGCTCTTCGGCGTCTCGATCAACGACCACGAGCCGGACAGCGCGCTGGAGCTGGTGCGCAGCGGCGTCGTGGACACCGTCCAGGTCATCTACAACGTCTTCGACCAGGCCCCGGCCGAGTCGCTGCTGCCGGCCTGCGCGGAGCACGGGGTGGGCGTCATCGTCCGCGTCGCGCTCGACGAGGGCGGCCTGACCGGCGCCGTCCGGGAGGGCGCCACGTTCCCCGAGGGCGACTTCCGCAACCGCTACTTCCGCGGCGACCGGCCCGCCGAGGTGGGGCGCCGGGTGGACGCCATCGCCGCCGACCTGGACATCCCGGTCGACGCCCTGGCCGAGACCGCGCTGCGCTTCGTGCTCAGCGCCCCGTCCGTCTCCACCGTGATCCCGGGCATGCGCTCGGTGCGCAACGTCGACCGCAACACCGCCGTCAGCGACGGCCGCACGCTGGACGCCGACCAGCTCGCGACCCTGGCCAAGCACCGCTGGCAGCGCAACTACTACGCCTGAGCGCTTCCGGGGTGCCGGGCGGACGGGCGGCGCGCGGGGCGGCCTTTGACCTGGGTGGCCGGGTTCGGCCCGGCCGCCGGTCGGCCCCGCGGTCCGAGGCCCCGCGGCCCCGCGGTCCGGTGGCCGTCACCTGATCGCCGGGCACCCGCTGGCGAGTCGAGCCGGATACACAGAGTAACACAAGCGCATACTCTGTGTCACCAACGCGGACGGTATCCGTCCGCCCGCACCGACTCACAGGAGGAACGGCATGCGACGTGTCGCAACCGTGCTGGGCGGCCTGGCGATGGCCGGGTCGCTGGCGCTGAGCCTGTCCGGCTCGGCCTGGGCCGCCCAGGGCACGCTGGTCGTCAACGGCACGACCTACCAGGACCCGAGCGGCTGTTACAACGCGCAGGTATGGCCACTGTCCGTCACCAACAACACCGACCAACTGGTCACCGTCTACGCCGGCCTCAACTGCACCGGAGGGGTGCTGGCCCTGCTGGCCCCGGGGAGTTCCGAGGTCGACGAGTTCGGCGCCAGCGTCTCCGTCAACTGATCGCACCGGCGGGCACCGGTGGTGCCGGGGAGGCCCCGGCGCCACCGAAGCGCCGACGCCCGTCCTGAATCGGACATTCGGCGCATCGGGCGGTGTGTCGGACGGGGCCGCCGCCGCCCGCGCTGCCAGGTTGGCGGCATGGCGGAACCGGTGAAGGTCCCGGCCGCGGCGCCCGTCACGGGGAGCCGCGCGCCGGGCGGCAGGGACGGGGCGGCGGCGCGGCCGCGGTCCGGGCGGCGCGGCGCGGTCCGCGACCGGGCCTGGCCGGGGGCGGTCGCGACGGCGTACGGCCTCGCCCAGCTGGCCCTGGTGGTGCCCGGTACCGGCCTCGGCTGGGACGAGACGGTGTACACCAGCCAGGTCAGCGGCTCGGTGCCGGCCGCGGTCTTCAGCGCCCCCCGGGCCCGGGGCATCAGCCTGCTCGCCGCGCCCGTCGCCTCCTGGAGCGACTCGACGCCGCTGCTGCGGGTGTGGATGGCGGTGCTCTCCTCACTCGGCCTGTACCTGGCGCTGCGCGCCTGGCGCACCCTGCTGCCCGCGCCGGTGCTCGCCCTCGCCGGCGCCCTCTTCGCCACCTTGTGGATCTCGCTCTTCTACGGCCCCCAGGTGATGCCCAACCTGTACAGCGCCTACGGGGCGATGGCCGCCGTCGGCTGCTTCCTGCGGGCGGCCCGCGACCCCGCCGACCGGTGGGCACCCGTGGGCCTGTGCGTGGGCGTCGCCGTCACCGGGCTGATGCGGCCGCCGGACGCGGCCTGGCTGCTGGCCCCGCTCGCGGTCGCCGCGCTGCTGACGCCCGGCGCGCGCCGGCCGGCGGTGTGGGCGGCGCTGGCCGGGGGTGCGGTGCTGGGCTGCGGCGAGTGGGTCGTCGAGGCGTACACCGCCTACGGCGGCCTGCCCGAGCGACTGCGCCGGGCCAGTGCCGTCCAAGGCGGCACCGGGCTGAACCTCGCGGTCGACGACCAGGTCAGGGCGCTGGACGGGCGGGCGCTGTGCCGGCCGTGCACCGTGCCGTGGCGGCACCCGGTCACCGCCGTGTGGTTCTTCGCGCTGCCCGTGGCCACCGCCGCCGGCGTGGCCGCGGGGGTCCGCGCCGGGCGGCGGGCCGCGGTGTGGCTGCCGACCGCGGTCGCCGCGTCCATGGCCGTGCCGTACCTCTTCCTGCTCGGCTACGCGGCGCCGCGCTTCCTGCTGCCCACGTACCTGCTGCTGGCCGTCCCCGTCGCCTGCTGCGGACACCCGCTGCTGGCCCGCGCCCGGCGACCGGCCGCCGACCGCCGGCGGCGGATCGTGAACGCGCTGCCCGCCGCCCTGGCGGTGGTCGCGCTGTGCGCCCACCTCGCGGTGCAGGGCGCGGTCGCCCGCGGTGCCGTGGACGGCAACCGTGCCATGCGCCGCGCCTACGACACCGTGGCGGCCCGGCTGCACGCCGCCGGGGTACGCCCGCCGTGCGTGCTCAGCGGTGACCACGCCGTGCCCATGGCCTACTACGCCCGCTGCGCCTCCCGGCAGATCGGCGGCCCCGACGCCGCCACCACCCCGGCCGGGCTGCGGGCCGACGCCCGGACCCGGCCGGTGGCGCTGCTGGTCCGCTACGGCCGGGTCCCCGCCTACGCCGCCGGCTGGCGCCGCCTCACCCTTCCCGACCTGCCGGCCCTGCACGGCTACTCCGCCTACCTGGCACCCGGCCCGGCCGGCGCCGCGGGCAACGGTCCGGACGACGGCCCGGCCGGCGCCGCGCCGTAGGAGTCGGCATCCTTCGGCGTGGCACCGTCCGGATACGGCGGCCCGGGCTGGGCCGAGGTGCTGGAATGGGCGGCATGGCAGCTGAACCCGAACCCGTGCGGCCGGGCGGCCCGGCCGCCGAGGGCGCGTTCCCGTCGGGACCGGGGCCGGGTCCCGCACGAGGGCCCGAGGTCCCGGCCCCGGGCGGGACGCCGGAGGGCGTCGAGCTGATCGTCGTCGGGGGCGGGC
Encoded proteins:
- a CDS encoding aldo/keto reductase, which gives rise to MRYRELGRSGLRVSEIGYGAWGIGGGAWVGATDDESVRALHHAIDSGVNLIDTARGYAESERIVGQVVRERAGDEVLVATKVPPKNGRWPAPEGVGPQDAFPGEHIRESLRTSLRASGLDHFDVLQFHVWSDEWVGRGDWLEAVQDLKEQGLVRLFGVSINDHEPDSALELVRSGVVDTVQVIYNVFDQAPAESLLPACAEHGVGVIVRVALDEGGLTGAVREGATFPEGDFRNRYFRGDRPAEVGRRVDAIAADLDIPVDALAETALRFVLSAPSVSTVIPGMRSVRNVDRNTAVSDGRTLDADQLATLAKHRWQRNYYA